A stretch of Henckelia pumila isolate YLH828 chromosome 4, ASM3356847v2, whole genome shotgun sequence DNA encodes these proteins:
- the LOC140862953 gene encoding mitochondrial inner membrane protein OXA1-like, producing MAYRRGGVTARAKLLYQQQQRVIPSFSHIRLDENDRETLPNNPICKNPEFLDYFRSRCYGSRSDFSNLHGSRNLFQDRRFVIPPVSGLALARNMSSTSVGGGAAENIEIMTDVADALANKTVEVASQAVPVVNEVAVAAADSFLPVAALQYLVDYVHSFTGFSWWASIAVTTLLIRWLQVPLMINQLKATAKFATLKPQVDAIKQDMENRGMSPEAVAEGQRRTKRLFKESGVSPFTPMKGLLISGPVFCSFFFAIRNMVDKVPSFKDGGALWFTDLTATDSLYIFPILTALTFWITVECNAQEGMEGNASAKTIKNVSRGFAALSIPLTASFPQGIFCYWITSNLFSLTYGLVIKRPKVKKFLGIPDMPVPPPSTDQTSGFSFFDAIKKYSAAQQKQLLPSSPSPSENASNLTNQRTPSTPLLDRRMPSLDKEVRVRKKGRKRR from the exons ATGGCTTATAGACGGGGGGGCGTCACCGCTCGAGCAAAGCTGCTTTATCAACAGCAACAGCGAGTTATTCCTTCATTTTCCCATATTCGTCTTGATGAAAATGATCGTGAAACCCTGCCTAATAATCCCATTTGCAAAAACCCTGAATTCCTAGACTATTTCCGCAGTCGTTGTTATGGTTCCAGGAGTGATTTCAGCAATCTTCATGGGTCGAGAAATTTGTTTCAAGACCGAAGATTTGTGATTCCACCGGTTTCTGGGCTGGCTCTTGCGAGGAACATGTCAAGCACGAGTGTTGGAGGTGGGGCGGCTGAAAACATTGAGATTATGACTGATGTGGCGGATGCTTTAGCAAATAAGACTGTTGAAGTTGCCTCCCAGGCCGTGCCCGTGGTGAATGAGGTTGCAGTTGCTGCGGCAGACTCGTTCTTACCAGTGGCTGCACTACAGTACTTGGTTGATTATGTGCATAGTTTTACTGGATTTAGTTG GTGGGCATCAATTGCTGTGACAACTCTTTTGATTCGTTGGCTTCAGGTTCCCCTTATGATAAATCAGCTCAAGGCCACCGCGAAATTCGCT ACTCTAAAGCCACAAGTGGATGCGATTAAGCAAGACATGGAAAATAGG GGTATGAGTCCAGAAGCTGTTGCCGAAGGTCAGAGACGGACGAAAAGACTATTCAAGGA ATCTGGTGTTTCACCATTCACCCCTATGAAGGGACTCCTCATTTCAGGTCCCGTTTTTTGCTCTTTCTTTTTTGCG ATTAGAAACATGGTGGACAAAGTTCCATCTTTTAAAGATGGTGGAGCACTTTGGTTTACTGATTTGACCGCTACGGATAGCTTGTATATTTTTCCGATTTTAACTGCGTTGACATTTTGGATCACTGTGGAG TGCAATGCTCAAGAAGGCATGGAAGGGAATGCATCTGCTAAAACCATCAAGAACGTGTCTAGGGGCTTCGCCGCCTTGTCAATCCCTCTCACTGCAAGTTTCCCACAG GGTatattttgttattggattacaTCCAACCTGTTTTCGCTGACATATGGATTGG TTATAAAGAGACCTAAGGTGAAGAAGTTTCTGGGTATACCAGACATGCCAGTGCCACCACCGTCAACTGATCAGACATCGGGATTTTCATTCTTCGATGCCATTAAAAAATACTCCGCCGCACAGCAGAAACAGTTGCTACCGTCATCACCATCACCGAGCGAAAATGCATCAAACCTTACAAATCAAAGAACACCCTCCACCCCTCTTCTTGATCGGAGGATGCCGAGCTTAGATAAAGAAGTCAGAGTAAGGAAGAAAGGGAGGAAAAGGCGATGA